From a single Paenibacillus sp. FSL R5-0345 genomic region:
- a CDS encoding toxic anion resistance protein produces the protein MSTQLIQLKKEDEQKVVEEAAQLIEKVSQTDTVTLDSLMDDIGKLGVKTQEKAGQTLKLLDRPVNDLMSGKRVEVPNMIMKLRNECENLQQSKNVSFFGKMLRKSPMKNYVYKYQSVRTNIDAIVTGLRDGRDTLEESIVNMRQLKRTSMEEIYNLQTKIAFGNKLKELFEVEIAKPENEFRKAYLERGLRKVMVRIQSMTEMILLYNQAIAATDIINDNNDKLIDSVNNAIDKTSNLITVSAMIAMSLADQENVINAVEATNKTIEDQFKENARLLRTTTEKTTELLSKPSMSMEAVNQAIGDLLSALDTSEQSNRRIIESCQDYTSKMTAINTQLGNRLGLNEADKPQALKQGEAESQLSSFLN, from the coding sequence ATGTCCACGCAGTTGATCCAATTAAAAAAAGAAGATGAACAAAAGGTAGTCGAGGAAGCGGCACAATTAATTGAAAAGGTATCCCAAACGGATACTGTTACACTAGATTCCTTGATGGATGATATCGGTAAGCTTGGAGTTAAGACGCAGGAAAAAGCAGGACAAACCTTGAAGCTGCTGGATCGTCCAGTGAATGACCTGATGTCAGGCAAACGTGTTGAAGTGCCTAACATGATTATGAAACTGCGGAACGAATGTGAGAATCTGCAGCAGAGTAAGAATGTGAGCTTCTTCGGCAAGATGCTGCGTAAGAGTCCGATGAAGAACTATGTGTACAAATATCAGTCGGTCCGCACGAACATTGATGCCATTGTTACAGGGCTTCGCGACGGTAGAGATACCCTCGAAGAGAGCATTGTGAATATGCGTCAGCTAAAACGTACCTCCATGGAAGAAATTTATAACCTACAGACCAAAATTGCCTTCGGCAATAAGCTGAAAGAGCTGTTCGAGGTGGAGATCGCGAAGCCAGAGAATGAGTTCCGTAAAGCGTATCTTGAGCGTGGTCTACGTAAAGTGATGGTTCGTATTCAGTCGATGACAGAGATGATTCTGCTGTACAATCAAGCGATTGCTGCTACAGATATCATCAACGACAATAATGATAAGTTGATTGATTCTGTGAATAACGCCATTGATAAGACCTCTAATTTAATTACAGTATCGGCAATGATTGCGATGTCGTTAGCGGATCAGGAGAACGTCATCAACGCTGTTGAAGCGACGAATAAGACGATTGAAGATCAATTTAAAGAAAATGCACGTCTACTGCGTACCACTACGGAGAAAACAACCGAGTTGCTATCTAAGCCTTCTATGTCCATGGAAGCTGTGAACCAAGCGATCGGCGATTTGCTTAGCGCTTTAGACACTTCAGAACAGTCTAACCGTCGTATTATTGAAAGCTGCCAGGATTATACGTCTAAAATGACGGCAATCAATACTCAACTAGGCAATCGTTTAGGATTGAATGAGGCGGACAAGCCGCAGGCGCTGAAGCAAGGAGAGGCTGAGAGTCAACTTAGCAGCTTCTTGAACTAA